The following nucleotide sequence is from Pedobacter sp. PACM 27299.
CACCATTTGGTTTAAGCAAAATTCCGGATGGTAAGGTTCCTGAAGTCACTTTCCAGGTCAAGGCATTTGTAGAACCCGTTACCGTTAATGGCACTTCCAATATGTCGCCGCGGCTATAAGCCGATAAGCTCAATGGCGCAATGATCAAACTGGCCGTCCCTTGATTTTCATAGGCCCCCATATCTACCGTTTCGTTGATTAAACGGGGATTTCCATCCAGATCTTTTACGGTAGAGATCTTCGCATTGTTTCCCATATCTATGGCTGGAGATCCTCCTTTCAGGCGAAGATTATCCGCTGCTGGATTGACAAATAAAGGATCGCCGATCACGATGTTTGTACCGCCAGAATAACTGCCTTGAACAATACTCTGATCGATGGTTACGACTCCAGCAATCTGATCTGGAAGGTTTGCTCCATAAGTATTTCCCCAAAAAATACTGTTGTAAATGGTAACAGCTCCGCTGGTGCGGTATAAAGCACCACCACCTGCCGAAGCTCTGGCAATGCTGTTACCACTAAAAGTGACATTGATTAAACTGGCATTTGCAGCGGCATAGATGGCTCCTCCATAAAAGGCCCCGGTAGACGTTACCTTATTCCTGCTAAAGATCACATTGTCTAATTTGGTTGCTCCTGCAAGGTAAAATGCACCGCCATGCTGCACAGATTCGTTGGCAATAAATGAAACGCGATCCAATACGGCATTCACGCTGCTGCTGTATAATGCGCCGCCCGCTCCAGTGGCAGTGTTTCTGATAAAGTTCACATCAGTCAACTCCAGCACTCCTGCGGCCGAATATAGGGCTCCACCTGTTAAGGCTGTATTTTCTATAAATGAGGTTTTAGAGATCTTAGAAGTCGCTCCTGAGGCATGGTAATAGGCACCACCCTGTGCATAAGTCGTTCCTTCCACCCTGTTGTTTTTAAATATCGTATTGCTCATATTTAAAATACCATAGTTGATCAGGGCACCAGCATAGGTACCAGTTCCTGCAGTCACCACATTGTTTTCAAAAGAAACACTGTCCAGATTTGCCGTAGCGTTACCAAGATATAATCCCGCTGCCCTACCATAAGTGCCGGTGGTGGTATTGCCGATAAATTGAGTATTGGTGAGCGTAACCGCACCTCCAGTAACCATCATTCCTCCTCCGTAAACAGCATTATTACCGGTAATGATCAGGTTGTTGAACACTGGATTTCCTAGACTGTTAAAGATCCCCGCACCATAATTATTTACGCCCAGGGAACTGCTGTTGCTCATTAATGTTTTTCCTCCGCTAATGGTAAATCCATCTAATAGCGTGGCATTACTGACCGCGATAGTATTGGAAACCACATGGTAACTGGCTACTCCCTGACTACCATCCAGGATCGTTTTATGACTGGTATGCAGCTCTGATATTTTCCTGTTTTCCAAGCTTACTTCTGTTCCGGCAAAGCCTCCGTAAATTTTCACACCCTCCTTTAAATTGAAAGTAGAAGTGGCGAGTAATCCAGGACTGTAGCTTCCTTTAGCTACCCAAATCTGGTCGCCCGCAATGGCTTGAGTAATGGCTAGCTGTAAATCTGAATAAGCATTTACCCAGTCACTGCCATCTTTTTTTCCGGTTGCCTTTTCATCCGTAAACAGGTGCGTACTGGCTGCATTAACGATATACGTATATTGTTTACTACCGAGAAACTGACCATCGGTTACCGAAAGAACAAAGGTGTAACTGCCTGCAAACATCGGTCTGCCCGTTAACCATCCTCCGGTACTTAGGGAAAGTCCCTGAGGCAATGCTCCCGAGGACACTGTCCAGGTTAATTTTCCTTCGCCTCCTGTTGCAGTGAATTGCTGGTTTAGAATGGTACCTCTGTTTATTGGGCTAAGTGTTGCTGGCAAAATACTCAGACTTGCTCCGCCCTGGTTTTCATAAGCACCCATATCTACCTGCCCATTGACCACCCTTTCATTGATATCCAGATCCCTTGAAGTTCCTGTTGCGGCATTATCACCAGCATCTATGGCCGCTGATCCGGCTTTCACCCGGAGGTTATCATTTGCGGCATCTGTAAATAATGGGTTTCCTATGGAGATATTGGTTCCCGCAGCATAACCACCTTCTACGATGGAGTTAGCGATGGTTAAAGCGGTACCAGTTAACTGATCAGCTACATTCCCCCCGCGTTTATTGCCCCATAAAATACTATTATAGATTGCAGCTGTTCCCGATGCGGTCTTGAAAAAAGCTGCTCCGGTAGCTGTTGTGACATGAACATAAGCGGTGGTATTGTTGCTGAAAGTAATGTTGGAAAGCGTAGATGTTCCTGAGGCATGGTACATTCCGGCACCATATCCACTGGTACTTACCCCGGTGATTGAATTTCTGCTGAAGATGACATTGTCTAACCTGACAATACCGGTATTGTAAAGTCCGGCACCATGCTGTACCCCGATATTGGCAATAAAGGAACCTCGATTTAAGGTAAAATTTGTGGTGGTATGTACCCCGGCTCCTAAAGTATTGGCAGTATTGCCTTTAAAGGTTAAATCTTCTGCATCAATTACGCCATTATTCAAGATTCCCCCACCAGTTGTTAAGGAACTATTATTTTGGAAATCCCCTTTCCTAATGGTTAACAAGCCTGTTCTATGGTATAAACCAGCACCACCTCCGGTAGTTGCTTTATTGCGTAAAAACTGAACATCTTCCAGTTTTACCTCTGGAGAGTAATTGTACATCCCTCCGCCAATAATTGCCTCATTCTCGATGAAAGTCAGCTTTCTAAAACTTGCCAGGGCATTCTGGTTGTAAAATCCACCCCCCTGAGCGTTACCACCAGACACGATGTTTTTTTCCATCCTGATGTTTTCAAATGTGGATGGGCCATTGTTAAAAATACCCCCTCCATAATGGTAGGCATTGTTATTTTTAATCCACAGGTTTCTGAACACGGCCGTTCCTGCATTGTTGTAAATTCCCCCTCCATAATAAGCCGGACCGGAGCTATTGATGGCTGTTCTTCCTCCGATGATGCTGAATCCATCTATGACCGTCGCCGCGGTTAAGGCCACCGCGTTATTGATGACGTGATAACTTTTTCCATTTCCATTCAGGATGGATTCATGAGTTCCGTATAACCCATTTGCATCTGCTACACGCTGTGTCAAGGCATCCTCAGTTCCAGCGAAGCCACCATACATTTTAACGCCTTCCTTAAGGGTAAATGTAGAAGTCAAGTCTGGTCCCGGGGAGTAATTCCCTTTGGCCACCCAGATCTCGTCACCTGCTCCGGCTTGTGCCAGGGCAACCTGTAGATCTGTAATTGCATGGATCCAGCTATTTCCGGTCTTTGTTCCTGTTGCGGCTTCACGTACGTATAAACGTGCTGGCGCCTGCTGTACCTCTATTGTATATTGTTTAGATCCAATCAAATTGCCATCTGAAGCAGCTACTGCAAAAGTATATCCACCAATCACGGAAACCATTGCACGCCCATAGATTTTACCTGCAGGAGAGATAAAAAGCCCTGTAGGAAGATCTCCAGATAATAAGCTCCAGGTATAAGTCCCGCTGCCACCAGTGGCTTGTAACTGGATGTTCTGCTCTTCACCACGGACCAGTACCGGCAAAGTGGCTGGTGTAATTTTTAACGAAGCACCGCCTTGATTTTCATAAGCTCCCTGATCAACAGTAGTATTATAAAAACGTGGATTTCCTTCAATATCTTTTGTAGTCGTGGTATAAGCATTATTTCCTTTATCGATGGCCAATGAGCCGTTTTTCAGACTCAGGTCGTCGGTTGCGGCATTTGAGAATAGTGGGTCTCCTACTAAAATAGCCGTTCCTGCTGCATAATCATCCTGCACGGTACTATTCGCAATGGTAATCCCTGCATTCAATTGATCAGCAACTCCAGCCGCTTTGGCATTTCCCCAGAAAATACTGTTGTACACTTTTACAGTACCCGCAGCTCTGAATAATCCTGCTCCGGCACTGGCAGCCACCGAAGCGACAGTATTATTGCTGAAAGTAGCATTGCTCATGTTTAATGTACCGCTGCCAATGTATACCCCTCCACCGGTAGCAGCTGTTCCTGTTCCTTTATTACGACTAAACACCACATTGTTCATGTTATTCGTGACCGTTCCATAAAAACCTGCACCGCTTTGAACGGCAGTATTGCCAAGGAAGGATACCCGGTCCAAGTCTATGGTACCTACGTTATTTACCGCTCCCCCATAAGTTACCGCAGCATTTTCTCTGAAAACAGCATCTGTAATCGTGGCTGAACCCGCGTTATAAATTGCGCCTGAGCTTGCGTCTGATCTGTTGTTGATAAATTCGGCATTGCTAATCGTGAACCCGGTTCCTGCGGAATTATTAAATATGGCCCCTGCATAAGTATTGCCGAGGTTGTTTTCAAACACCGCTTTATTGATAGAAACATTCGCTGCGGAAGTAAAAATCGCCCCGCCATAATTTGCCTGGTTTCCTCTGAAAACCACATTATTCAGCACTAGATTTGCCCCTGTATTATAGAGCCCGGCACCATAACGATTACCTGTGAGCAGGATGTTATCTTCAAAAGGACATTGTCTATTTTTGTTCCTGGGGCAAGGTTATAAAAGCCTGCTCCATATTGAGCCCCTTTATTCTTTTTAATGATCAGGTTCCTGAAAGTTCCGTTCGCTGCTGCCGCAAGGTGGTTAATACCCGCTCCGGAAGCATTGGTATATCCTCCCGAAATGGTAAAACCATCCAGTAAGGTTTCTACCCCTAAAAATGTCGTGTTGTTAACTACACGGCGGTTGAAATCGTTTCCGCTCAATTCGGTCTCGTGAAGGGTAAACTTACCATTTGCATCAGTAACACGCCCTGTGGTACTCGTTTCTGTGCCCGCAAATCCACCGTACATCTTTACTCCGGAAACCATATAAAACGAAGAATCCAGCTCTGCAACAGGGAGGTATTTTCCCTTAGCCACCCAAATCTCATCCCCATCTTTTGCGAGTGTCAATGCGCTTTGCAACTTGACGAAACCATTTTTCCAATCTACTCCATTATTAATTCCTGTAGCAGTCAGGTTTACATGTAACCTCGTGGCTCCTGGATTAACAATGATGTTATATTGTCTGGTTCCAACTTTAGTTCCCTGAACCGCACGCAATACAAAAATGTAGTTCCCGGCGATCATCGGAATTCCGCTGATCACACCTGTTTGCGTATTTAATGTCAATCCTAAAGGCAGTGCTCCTGTGAATAATGACCAGGCGACTGCCCCAGGGCTATTGCTTAAACTAAATTGCTGCTCCAGAACCGCTCCTCTGGTCATCGGCGTTAATGTTGCCGGAAGGATGGTTAAAGAACCTGGAGTTCCCAGTAGATTTTCCAATGCCCCAAGGTCTACGATCCCATTGATGATCCTGGTATTTCCGGCTAAATCTGTTGTGCCAACGACTTCCTGATTGTTCCCGGCATCTATGGCAATGGACCCATTTTTTAATCGCAGGTCATGCTGTTCCGGGTTTTCAAAATCAGGGTTCCCAATCAGGTTATTTGTCCCAGAGCTATAGTTGTTCTGAACGATGTTATTGGCCATGTTTTTAAGCACCGCTCCACCGATCTGATCTTCTACATTTCCTCCTCGTTTATTTCCCCAGAAAATGCTATTGTAGACATTTACCGTAGTGGGTGCGGCCCATAAACCGGCGCCAAGAAAGGTGCCTGGTAAACTCGTTACCGCAACCGTGTTGTTACTGAAAGTACTGTTCTGAATCGTTGCGGTGGTGCTGCTTTCTACATACACCCCTGCCCCATTAGAGGCCGCTAAAATTCCTGTGATTCGATTTTTGCTAAACACCGCATTTCGTATCGTAATTAGCCCGTAAGCAAAAATACCAGCCCCTTTTTGATCTGCTGTATTTTCGAGGAAACTCGCTCTGTCAATGATGATTTCTGCAATAGAATGTAGTCCCCCACCAGTCGTACTGGCTGTATTTCCTTCAAACCTAACATCGTTCAACTTCACATTCGCGACGTTGTTATATACACCTCCACCAATAATGGCTTTATTATTTTTAAACGTCACCTGATTTAAGATCGCATTTGATCCTGTATTGAATAAGCCTCCGCCATATCTGGTGGTATTGGTCACTTCATTATTTTCAAAAAGGACATTGGTCATTTTCAAACCTGGGGAAGCATTGTACATCCCCCCTCCATAGATGTGCGCTCTGTTATTTTTGATGACCAGATTGTTATACGTCCCATTCATTACGGCTGCACCATTATAGATCCCCGCACCATAACCGTCAAGCCTGGTACTGTCTGCAAAACCGGCAGTAATGGTTAATCCATCCATTAAAGTATTTGGAGAAAGGAGCGTATTATTGAAAACAACATGTCTGTTGATATCGTTTCCATGAAGTACCGTTTCGTTGGTCGTAAACCTGCCTGAAGCATCTGGTACCCGCTGCGTCAAATCTGTCTCTGTCCCTGCAAAACCGCCATACAGCTTTACGCCAGAAACCAGAGAGAACGTTGCTTTAGGCCCTGCTCCCGGACTATATTTACCTTTAGCCATCCAGATTTCATCCCCATCTTTAGCAATGGCCAATGCGGCTTGCAAATCGGTAAAACCATTGCCCCAGTCGATTCCATTGTCATCACCAGTCGCCGCCGCATTCACGTGTAACCTTGTTAAACCGGCATTCACAACGATCGTATATTGGCGGGTTCCTATTTTATTTCCCTGTAATGCCCTAACCACGAAAACATAAGTTCCGGCAATTGTTGGGATACCGCTTAACTTCCCTGTTTTAACATCAAAGCTAACTCCTGAAGGTAAATCTCCTACCAGCAGGGACCAGGTTACAGCACCAGAACCACCAGTAAGCGTCAGCTCCTGCTGAAAAACAGCTCCACGAATCTGCGCATTTATCGCAGCAGGCATGATGGTTAAAGAGCCAGTCATCCCTAGCGGATTTTCCAATGCCCCCAGGTCAACCGTTCCATTAACAATCCTGGTATTTCCAGCAAAATCGGTAGCCGTAACCACCTTTAAATTATTACCGGCATCCAACGCAATAGAACCGTTTTTTAGCCGGAGGTCATGCTGTTCCGGGTTTTCAAAGTCAGGATTAGCAATCAGGTTATTTGTGCCAGAGCCGTAGTTGTTCTGAACCAGGTTATTGGCCATATCTTTAAGTACAGCTCCTCCAATCTGATCCGCAACGTCATTACCTCTTTTATTACCCCAGAAAATACTGTTGTGAATGCTTACTGAAGCAGGTGCCGCCCATAAACCGGCACCAACAAATGTACCTTCTACAGCGGTGCTGGCTAGCGTATTCTGACTGAATGTGCTGCTTTGAATCGTAGTTGTCCCACCTTCCACAAACATTCCCCCACCATTATAACCTGCTGTTGTACCGGTTACATTATTTTTACTAAGGATAACATTGCGCAGGACATTCGTACCCAGTACATACAGTCCCCCGCCTTTTTGCTCTGCTGTATTTTCCAGAAAGGATACGCGGTCAAGTGTTGCGATAAGCAAACTGTAAAGTCCACCACCATTAGTCTTTGCACTGTTGTTTTTAAAGACGACGTCTGTCAGCGTCACTTCAGAAATATTATGTAAGCCTCCACCTATTGTCGTTGCTGTATTTCCTTCAAAACTCACATTATCCAGGGTCACTTTTGTGACATTATTATAGAGACCCCCTCCTAGTATTGCGGCGTTATTTTTGAAAACCACTTGGTTCAGACTCGCACCAATCCCTGTATTGTACAATCCACCACCATACCTGGTTCCATTGACTACCTGGTTGTTCTCAAAAAGGACATTCGTGAGTTTTAACCCAACAGCTGCATTAAACATCCCTCCACCAAAAATATTGGCGTTGTTATTTTTAATGACCAGGTTGTTGAAGATCGCATTCCCCACCGAAGCACCATTGTATATTCCTGCGCCATGTCCACTTGTTGAGGTGGAATTTGCATTACCTTCCGATACGGTAAAACCGTCCATTAAGGTGTTTAATGATAAGGCGATGGTATTATAGACCACATGCTTGTTGATTCCATTTCCAGTTAAAATAGCCTCATTACGGGTAAATCTGCCAGATTCATCTGCCAGTCGCTGACTCAAAACCGTCTCCGTACCTGCAAAACCTCCGTACATTTTTACACCTGAGACCATGGAAAAAGTAGAATCAGCATGTAAAAATGGGCTGTATTTTCCTTTAGCTACCCAAATTTCGTCTCCATCTTTAGCAAGCGCCAGGGCAGTTTGCAGCCTGGTGTATCCATTTGCCCAGTCTACCCCATTATTCAGGCCAGTTGCCGATGCGTTGACGTGCAATCTTGCAGCTCCGGCACTAATTGTAAAATTATATTGCCGGCTCCCAGTCAGGCTTCCCTTACTGGCTTTGATCACGGCCAGATAATTTCCGGCGATGGTTGGAATTCCAGAAAGCTGCCCGGTTTGAGGATTTAAAGAAATTCCGGGAGGCAATGCCCCAAAGGTAACCTCCCAATTGCTGGCACTGCCTCCATTGATACTCAGCAATTGATTAAAAGGCAATCCACGTTGCTGAACACCGATTGCTGCTGGCAGGATATCTAATGTGGCCGACATTCCCGAAGGATTTTCCAATGCCCCAAGGTCTATATTAGGCCCAGCTAACCTTGCATTTCCTGCTGCATCCGATGTTCCGTTTTGTTTGGAATTGTCTCCAGCATCAATTGCTATGGACCCATTTTTCAACCGAAGATCATCGAGCTCTGCATTCATAAAATCAGGATTGGCGATGATATTGTTTAGCCCATACAAGTAATTGTTTTGAACAATACTGCGTTCCATCGTGATTCTTACGCCACCAACCTGATCTTCTACATTGTTTCCTCTTTTATTTCCCCAGAAAATACTATTGTAAACATTTGAGGCTACCGCAGCATTTAAAGCCCCTCCGTAAGTATTATTGTCTGCAATCACATAAGCAATAGAGTTATTGCTAAAGCTGCAGTTAAAGATATTCATCGCCGTTGTCACTCCATAAACGGCCCCTCCAAGATGGGTTGAAGCCAATCCTGTTACCCGGTTTCTACTAAATATGGAATTCCGAAGCGATATTCCACCTGTAGAATAAATGGCTCCTCCTTGCTGACCAGCAGTGTTTTGTATAAAACTAACCCGATCTAAAGTCAGAGCGCCTGTACTGGCTAGTGCTCCTCCATTAATAGTAGCAGTATTGTTTTTAAAGACATTATCTTCCAGTGTAGCTACCACGGTATTATATAGGCCGCCACCAGAGCTCGCCCCGATGTTATTGACAAAAGAAACATTTCTGAAAACTGCTGAGCCGGAATTATACATTCCTGCACCAAAGGTGAAACTGAATGCAGCATTATAAAAGCTGTTATTCTCCAGGAGGAGATTGAGGTAAGCCGGCGTTCCACTATTAAAAAATCCAGCGCCATAATTGCTGGCGATATTATCTTTAATCCATAGATTTTGGAAGACGGCAGATCCCGCAGTATTGTAGACACCCGCCCCCCTGTTCGCAACATTCGAACTATTGCTATTTACTGTTCTTCCTCCAGTAATGGTAAATCCATCTAAAATCGTTTCTTTAGGGACATTTGCAATATTGCTGACCACATGGTTATTGACATTACTACCCGTCAAAATACTTTCGTTAACCGTGAATAAGCTCTCCGGATTTGCGATACGCTGTGTCAGTAAGTTCTCGGTTCCTGCAAAACCGCCGTACATTTTAACGCCCGCTTTCAGCGTAAATGTAGAGGCTGCTGCTGTCCCAGGGCTATAAGTTCCTTTCGCCACCCAGATTTCATTTCCGGTGGCCGCTTTAGTAATTGCATTGAGCAAGTCCGTATAGGCATTGTTCCAATCCGCACCGGTATTTGAACCTGTGGCAGCGACATTCACATAAATTTTTGTTTGAGCGGTAATTTGAAGAGCGGAAAAGAATAGGGTAGAAAAAGTAATGGCCTTAAAAAGGGAAGTACGCATCATTCGACAAAGGGATTTCTTCTTGAAAAAATTAAGATTCAATATGTGTGGGGCAAAATGTTTTAATCGCTTTCCACCAAAGAAAGAAAATTATACTTAATGGCCTTTTTAAGAAAAAATCTGTAAAAAGAACCAAATTAATATTGCTTTATTGATGGTTTAAATAACAAAATCAACCCAGTAGCAAAGCTATAAAATAAAGTTTGCTTCACAATAAAATCACTGGCGGTTTTAGTAAAAAAAAGGATAGCTAAATCAATAACTTAGAATAAGTTAGCTAAAATTATGAGCGATTCTTAGAATTTGAATTTTAAACTGCCTTTAGGACTAAAAGACTAGCTTTTTAAAAAAATAAAAGAGGAGAAAAAAAATGACCAACATCGTCAAATTCGAAGATGTTGGTCATTTTACTTTGATGGAGCAGCAATGGAATGCACTCCAGATTACAAAAAAATAAATCCTGGGTTAAAGTGCTTTGTCCAGCCCTCTATCTTTTAGCAAATATTTCATGTTTGGTTCTTTACCTCTAAAGGCTTTATATAAATCCATTGGCTCTACAGTTCCCCCTTTTTCCAATACGTTTTTACGGAAAGAATTGGCCACTTCCGGATTGAAGAT
It contains:
- a CDS encoding beta strand repeat-containing protein codes for the protein MMRTSLFKAITFSTLFFSALQITAQTKIYVNVAATGSNTGADWNNAYTDLLNAITKAATGNEIWVAKGTYSPGTAAASTFTLKAGVKMYGGFAGTENLLTQRIANPESLFTVNESILTGSNVNNHVVSNIANVPKETILDGFTITGGRTVNSNSSNVANRGAGVYNTAGSAVFQNLWIKDNIASNYGAGFFNSGTPAYLNLLLENNSFYNAAFSFTFGAGMYNSGSAVFRNVSFVNNIGASSGGGLYNTVVATLEDNVFKNNTATINGGALASTGALTLDRVSFIQNTAGQQGGAIYSTGGISLRNSIFSRNRVTGLASTHLGGAVYGVTTAMNIFNCSFSNNSIAYVIADNNTYGGALNAAVASNVYNSIFWGNKRGNNVEDQVGGVRITMERSIVQNNYLYGLNNIIANPDFMNAELDDLRLKNGSIAIDAGDNSKQNGTSDAAGNARLAGPNIDLGALENPSGMSATLDILPAAIGVQQRGLPFNQLLSINGGSASNWEVTFGALPPGISLNPQTGQLSGIPTIAGNYLAVIKASKGSLTGSRQYNFTISAGAARLHVNASATGLNNGVDWANGYTRLQTALALAKDGDEIWVAKGKYSPFLHADSTFSMVSGVKMYGGFAGTETVLSQRLADESGRFTRNEAILTGNGINKHVVYNTIALSLNTLMDGFTVSEGNANSTSTSGHGAGIYNGASVGNAIFNNLVIKNNNANIFGGGMFNAAVGLKLTNVLFENNQVVNGTRYGGGLYNTGIGASLNQVVFKNNAAILGGGLYNNVTKVTLDNVSFEGNTATTIGGGLHNISEVTLTDVVFKNNSAKTNGGGLYSLLIATLDRVSFLENTAEQKGGGLYVLGTNVLRNVILSKNNVTGTTAGYNGGGMFVEGGTTTIQSSTFSQNTLASTAVEGTFVGAGLWAAPASVSIHNSIFWGNKRGNDVADQIGGAVLKDMANNLVQNNYGSGTNNLIANPDFENPEQHDLRLKNGSIALDAGNNLKVVTATDFAGNTRIVNGTVDLGALENPLGMTGSLTIMPAAINAQIRGAVFQQELTLTGGSGAVTWSLLVGDLPSGVSFDVKTGKLSGIPTIAGTYVFVVRALQGNKIGTRQYTIVVNAGLTRLHVNAAATGDDNGIDWGNGFTDLQAALAIAKDGDEIWMAKGKYSPGAGPKATFSLVSGVKLYGGFAGTETDLTQRVPDASGRFTTNETVLHGNDINRHVVFNNTLLSPNTLMDGLTITAGFADSTRLDGYGAGIYNGAAVMNGTYNNLVIKNNRAHIYGGGMYNASPGLKMTNVLFENNEVTNTTRYGGGLFNTGSNAILNQVTFKNNKAIIGGGVYNNVANVKLNDVRFEGNTASTTGGGLHSIAEIIIDRASFLENTADQKGAGIFAYGLITIRNAVFSKNRITGILAASNGAGVYVESSTTATIQNSTFSNNTVAVTSLPGTFLGAGLWAAPTTVNVYNSIFWGNKRGGNVEDQIGGAVLKNMANNIVQNNYSSGTNNLIGNPDFENPEQHDLRLKNGSIAIDAGNNQEVVGTTDLAGNTRIINGIVDLGALENLLGTPGSLTILPATLTPMTRGAVLEQQFSLSNSPGAVAWSLFTGALPLGLTLNTQTGVISGIPMIAGNYIFVLRAVQGTKVGTRQYNIIVNPGATRLHVNLTATGINNGVDWKNGFVKLQSALTLAKDGDEIWVAKGKYLPVAELDSSFYMVSGVKMYGGFAGTETSTTGRVTDANGKFTLHETELSGNDFNRRVVNNTTFLGVETLLDGFTISGGYTNASGAGINHLAAAANGTFRNLIIKKNKGAQYGAGFYNLAPGTKIDNVLLKITSCSQVIVMVPGSIIQGQI